A region from the Nocardia terpenica genome encodes:
- a CDS encoding CcdC protein domain-containing protein produces the protein MTPALIVAAVAIVVIVVIIRRFAGEPLNAKDLFVPPIVLLGIGVYILMKQDPTGIDIAWICVGLLAGFCCGALRGTTIRLLTRDGVLWQRYTPRTLAVWVLSVAVTAGVSILGARLCAHADMRPTQLSIGVSLLGEALVIGLRALSTGHPFAPEKVAKTRSPLVPISRENARPRHR, from the coding sequence ATGACCCCCGCGCTGATCGTCGCCGCTGTCGCCATTGTCGTGATCGTGGTGATCATTCGCCGGTTCGCCGGGGAACCGCTCAATGCCAAGGACCTGTTCGTTCCGCCGATCGTGCTCCTGGGCATCGGCGTCTACATCCTGATGAAGCAGGATCCGACCGGCATCGATATCGCCTGGATCTGTGTGGGCCTGCTCGCCGGGTTCTGTTGCGGCGCACTGCGCGGCACCACGATCCGGCTGCTGACTCGCGATGGCGTGCTGTGGCAGCGATATACGCCGCGGACCCTCGCGGTGTGGGTGCTGTCCGTGGCCGTGACCGCGGGCGTGAGCATCCTCGGCGCCCGTCTGTGCGCGCACGCCGACATGCGCCCCACCCAGCTCTCGATCGGCGTGAGCCTGCTCGGCGAAGCACTCGTCATCGGCCTGCGCGCCCTGTCCACCGGCCACCCCTTCGCACCGGAAAAGGTAGCTAAGACCCGGTCTCCGCTCGTACCCATCTCCAGGGAAAACGCACGGCCCAGGCACCGATGA
- a CDS encoding FBP domain-containing protein, with protein sequence MDPVTEREIRSSFVNCSKGDAKRLHVPRNLAEQPWDDLDFLGWSDPTLPGRCYLVVPQHDRLVGVAMRYQGGGSGRTQMCTICATTHTGHGVSLMTASKTGESGRAGNSIGTYMCTDLACSLYARNKKRPALGARYREDLTAEQKAQRIHAKINAFLTRLGG encoded by the coding sequence ATGGATCCCGTGACCGAACGCGAGATCAGATCCTCATTCGTCAACTGCTCCAAGGGAGATGCCAAGCGGCTGCATGTTCCGCGGAATCTGGCCGAGCAGCCCTGGGACGACCTCGATTTCCTCGGCTGGAGCGACCCGACGCTGCCCGGACGCTGCTATCTCGTTGTCCCCCAGCATGATCGGCTCGTCGGAGTGGCCATGCGTTACCAGGGCGGCGGTTCCGGCCGCACACAGATGTGCACCATCTGCGCCACCACCCACACCGGCCACGGCGTATCACTCATGACCGCGTCCAAGACCGGCGAGTCCGGCCGCGCGGGCAACTCGATCGGCACCTACATGTGCACCGACCTGGCCTGTTCCCTCTACGCACGCAACAAGAAACGCCCCGCCCTGGGCGCCCGCTACCGCGAGGACCTCACCGCCGAGCAGAAGGCGCAACGAATCCACGCCAAGATCAACGCCTTCCTCACCAGACTCGGCGGTTGA
- a CDS encoding TetR/AcrR family transcriptional regulator: MPKVVDPVQRRKTVADAVFRVVARDGVEKASLRRVAEEAGLVVGSVRHYFASHAELLSFTLTELNDRVTERVERHLAALFPGGEVESRALPDDHIPGSYAEQILVELLPLDQARFEEAAVWLAFTTAARARPELSSLAAAPLAGARSLVHRVLSAMAAAEVLHTDDLELETDRLAAVLDGLSLAAVVDPDRRNPETMRAVLHLHLASLTNSAPRPVPRAGAPTRDNG, from the coding sequence ATGCCCAAGGTCGTGGATCCGGTTCAGCGCCGGAAAACGGTGGCCGACGCGGTATTTCGCGTGGTGGCTCGCGATGGCGTCGAGAAGGCGTCGCTGCGTCGAGTGGCCGAGGAGGCGGGGCTGGTCGTCGGCTCGGTGCGCCACTACTTCGCCAGCCACGCCGAACTGCTGAGTTTCACCCTGACCGAACTCAACGACCGGGTGACCGAGCGGGTGGAGCGCCATCTGGCCGCACTGTTCCCCGGCGGCGAGGTCGAATCCCGCGCGCTGCCGGACGATCACATCCCCGGCAGCTACGCCGAACAGATCCTGGTCGAACTGCTACCCCTGGACCAGGCCCGCTTCGAGGAGGCGGCGGTATGGCTGGCCTTCACCACCGCCGCTCGCGCGCGCCCCGAACTGTCGTCGCTGGCGGCGGCCCCACTGGCCGGTGCGCGATCGCTGGTGCACCGCGTGCTGTCCGCGATGGCCGCCGCCGAAGTGCTGCACACCGACGACCTCGAACTCGAAACAGACCGTCTCGCCGCAGTTCTGGACGGTCTCTCCCTGGCCGCGGTGGTGGACCCGGACCGCCGCAATCCAGAAACCATGCGCGCCGTCCTCCACCTGCACTTGGCGAGTTTGACGAACAGCGCGCCGCGGCCGGTGCCACGCGCTGGTGCACCGACCCGCGACAACGGATGA